A stretch of Lactuca sativa cultivar Salinas chromosome 6, Lsat_Salinas_v11, whole genome shotgun sequence DNA encodes these proteins:
- the LOC111881943 gene encoding uncharacterized protein LOC111881943: protein MEVSLIHDTLTTIDKKHSHRLGFANSLIRRHNFAISSPDQQQRLEICAQMLPIDAVAPPPVKPSTIPKTGARKRSRIRKRIKVDSFGADDGGDGGGFFGGGDGPFGGGGGSGGGGNFHGFNWDESSSSSSDPAFDFVYEALTWFVLSNCLHFALKRVVRMVADGVADPAERRLR from the coding sequence ATGGAAGTTTCGCTAATTCATGATACTTTAACAACAATCGACAAAAAACACAGCCATCGCTTAGGGTTTGCTAATTCCCTCATTCGTCGACACAACTTCGCAATTTCTTCACCCGATCAACAACAACGCCTCGAAATCTGCGCTCAAATGTTGCCGATCGACGCAGTCGCTCCACCACCTGTAAAACCTAGCACCATACCTAAGACAGGCGCTAGAAAACGTTCTCGTATCAGAAAGAGAATTAAAGTCGACAGCTTTGGTGCTGATGATGGAGGAGACGGAGGAGGGTTCTTTGGTGGTGGCGATGGTCCGTTTGGCGGCGGCGGTGGTAGCGGTGGCGGTGGCAATTTCCATGGGTTTAATTGGGATGAATCGTCTTCTTCGTCGTCGGATCCGGCTTTCGATTTCGTCTACGAGGCACTTACCTGGTTTGTTCTATCAAATTGCTTGCACTTCGCACTCAAGAGGGTGGTGAGGATGGTAGCTGATGGAGTtgctgatcctgctgagagaagGTTGCGTTGA